One Dromiciops gliroides isolate mDroGli1 chromosome 3, mDroGli1.pri, whole genome shotgun sequence DNA segment encodes these proteins:
- the CREG2 gene encoding protein CREG2 isoform X2, whose translation MRSLSRKRHRLFKPRRKLSLPSLCHRRGAAIILVWVTERSVCYKMSVLCCYRLQGRKIVFISWLSWLLWCSMMLSTAWGYVIVSSVSWSVTNEAEEDLDSSSNEEALPSLLEETTSIWKQSYPASVYKEDSEMRARSGVARSKQIVSPSRMFSYRRENVKETGSFPHQQQIIRTARSLAHTNSWGFLATVSTQEKIKGMPFGNCLPISDGPFNNSTGIPFFYVTPKDSIVADLMKNPAASLTLPETAGDFCRKNIIDLEDLRCARLTLTGQMVYVSSEEVEFAKQAVFSRHPVMRKWPRHYEWFFMKMNVENVWLQNWHGGVSDIATEEYFKAVPSKA comes from the exons ATGAGGTCTCTGTCCAGAAAGCGCCACAGACTATTTAAACCAAGAAGGAAACTCAGTTTGCCTTCTCTCTGCCACAGGAGGGGTGCTGCAATCATTCTGGTGTGGGTCACAGAGCGGAGTGTTTGTTACAAAATGTCTGTGTTATGCTGTTACAGGCTGCAGGGGAGAAAGATTGTGTTcatctcctggctttcctggctgcTTTGGTGCAGTATGATGCTCTCTACTGCTTGGGGATATGTGATTGTGAGCTCAGTCTCCTGGTCAGTTACCAACGAGGCAGAGGAGGACCTGGACAGCTCCTCCAACGAGGAGGCGCTGCCTTCACTCCTGGAAGAAACCACAAGCATCTGGAAGCAAAGCTACCCAGCCTCTGTTTACAAAGAGGACAGCGAAATGAGGGCCAGGTCAGGAGTTGCGAGGTCCAAGCAGATCGTCTCTCCTTCCAGGATGTTTTCCTATAGGAGGGAAAATGTCAAAGAGACTGGCAGCTTTCCTCATCAGCAGCAAATCATCAGGACTGCCCGATCTCTGGCTCATACTAACAGCTGGGGCTTTCTGGCTACTGTATCTACCCAGGAAAAG ATCAAGGGTATGCCCTTTGGAAACTGCTTACCCATTAGTGATGGACCCTTCAACAACAGCACTGGAATTCCCTTCTTCTATGTGACTCCAAAGGACAGCATTGTTGCTGACTTGATGAAAAATCCAGCTGCCTCCCTGACCCTGCCAGAAACAGCAGGAGATTTCTGCAG AAAAAATATCATTGACTTGGAAGATCTTCGATGTGCCAGGTTAACTCTTACAGGACAGATGGTTTATGTGTCTTCAGAAGAAGTGGAATTTGCTAAGCAAGCAGTGTTTTCTAG GCATCCAGTGATGAGGAAATGGCCCCGTCATTATGAGTGGTTtttcatgaaaatgaatgttgaaaatgtaTGGCTGCAGAACTGGCATGGAGGAGTCTCTGACATTGCAACAGAAGAATATTTCAAAGCCGTTCCAAGTAAAGCTTGA
- the CREG2 gene encoding protein CREG2 isoform X1: MRSLSRKRHRLFKPRRKLSLPSLCHRRGAAIILVWVTERSVCYKMSVLCCYRLQGRKIVFISWLSWLLWCSMMLSTAWGYVIVSSVSWSVTNEAEEDLDSSSNEEALPSLLEETTSIWKQSYPASVYKEDSEMRARSGVARSKQIVSPSRMFSYRRENVKETGSFPHQQQIIRTARSLAHTNSWGFLATVSTQEKMRNQSRASVTSSGSCDPIKGMPFGNCLPISDGPFNNSTGIPFFYVTPKDSIVADLMKNPAASLTLPETAGDFCRKNIIDLEDLRCARLTLTGQMVYVSSEEVEFAKQAVFSRHPVMRKWPRHYEWFFMKMNVENVWLQNWHGGVSDIATEEYFKAVPSKA; the protein is encoded by the exons ATGAGGTCTCTGTCCAGAAAGCGCCACAGACTATTTAAACCAAGAAGGAAACTCAGTTTGCCTTCTCTCTGCCACAGGAGGGGTGCTGCAATCATTCTGGTGTGGGTCACAGAGCGGAGTGTTTGTTACAAAATGTCTGTGTTATGCTGTTACAGGCTGCAGGGGAGAAAGATTGTGTTcatctcctggctttcctggctgcTTTGGTGCAGTATGATGCTCTCTACTGCTTGGGGATATGTGATTGTGAGCTCAGTCTCCTGGTCAGTTACCAACGAGGCAGAGGAGGACCTGGACAGCTCCTCCAACGAGGAGGCGCTGCCTTCACTCCTGGAAGAAACCACAAGCATCTGGAAGCAAAGCTACCCAGCCTCTGTTTACAAAGAGGACAGCGAAATGAGGGCCAGGTCAGGAGTTGCGAGGTCCAAGCAGATCGTCTCTCCTTCCAGGATGTTTTCCTATAGGAGGGAAAATGTCAAAGAGACTGGCAGCTTTCCTCATCAGCAGCAAATCATCAGGACTGCCCGATCTCTGGCTCATACTAACAGCTGGGGCTTTCTGGCTACTGTATCTACCCAGGAAAAG atgaggaatcAAAGCAGAGCTTCAGTGACTTCCTCCGGGTCATGTGACCct ATCAAGGGTATGCCCTTTGGAAACTGCTTACCCATTAGTGATGGACCCTTCAACAACAGCACTGGAATTCCCTTCTTCTATGTGACTCCAAAGGACAGCATTGTTGCTGACTTGATGAAAAATCCAGCTGCCTCCCTGACCCTGCCAGAAACAGCAGGAGATTTCTGCAG AAAAAATATCATTGACTTGGAAGATCTTCGATGTGCCAGGTTAACTCTTACAGGACAGATGGTTTATGTGTCTTCAGAAGAAGTGGAATTTGCTAAGCAAGCAGTGTTTTCTAG GCATCCAGTGATGAGGAAATGGCCCCGTCATTATGAGTGGTTtttcatgaaaatgaatgttgaaaatgtaTGGCTGCAGAACTGGCATGGAGGAGTCTCTGACATTGCAACAGAAGAATATTTCAAAGCCGTTCCAAGTAAAGCTTGA